From one Populus alba chromosome 17, ASM523922v2, whole genome shotgun sequence genomic stretch:
- the LOC118032507 gene encoding amino acid transporter AVT1I, producing the protein MDTMPHDEILLAVPLLVDKEQHRLGCKLRDVESNYSFTSSGSTSTFKTVFHGLNALSGVGILSIPYALSSGGWLSLILLFVISTAAFYTGLLIQRCMDLDSNIRTYPDIGERAFGNKGRILVSVLMYTELYLVSTGFLILEGDNLQNLFPNMGIEVAGFEIGGRQSSVIIVALIILPTVWLDDMSILSYISASGVIASAIVLISIFWTGAFDGVGFKEKGTLVNWHGIPTAVSLYAFCYCAHPVFPTLYTSMKNKHQFSNVMILCFILCSFSYASMAVMGYLMFGPSVQSQITLNLPTEKLSARLTIYTTLVSPITKYALMIIPIVIATKSWLPMNGKKRPFSLFIGTALVISNVIVALSLPFFGDLMSLVGAFLSMTASIILPSLCYMKISGTYQRFGFEMVVLWTVVLLGVAVVILGTYTSLLEITRHF; encoded by the exons ATGGACACCATGCCTCATGATGAAATATTGTTGGCTGTGCCTCTCCTAGTTGACAAGGAGCAACACAGGCTAGGATGCAAACTGCGAGATGTGGAATCAAATTACAGTTTTACAAGTTCAGGCTCCACATCTACCTTCAAGACTGTTTTCCACGGACTCAATGCCTTGTCAG GAGTTGGAATCCTTTCAATTCCCTATGCACTATCATCAGGTGGATGGCTGAGCTTGATCCTTCTCTTTGTCATCTCCACTGCAGCCTTTTACACCGGCTTGTTGATCCAAAGATGTATGGATTTGGATTCAAATATCAGAACTTATCCTGATATAGGCGAGCGTGCTTTTGGTAACAAGGGAAGAATTTTGGTTTCAGTTCTCATGTACACAGAACTGTATTTAGTTTCAACAGGATTCCTGATTCTTGAAGGGgataatttacaaaatttattcCCTAACATGGGGATTGAAGTCGCAGGGTTTGAAATAGGTGGCAGACAAAGTTCTGTTATAATTGTGGCCCTTATCATTTTGCCTACGGTTTGGTTGGATGACATGAGCATTCTATCTTATATCTCTGCCAGTGGGGTTATAGCTTCAGCTATCGTTCTCATCTCAATTTTTTGGACTGGTGCATTTGATGGGGTTGGATTTAAGGAAAAGGGAACGTTAGTGAATTGGCATGGAATCCCTACTGCAGTAAGCTTGTATGCCTTCTGTTACTGTGCACATCCTGTCTTCCCCACCCTTTACACTTCTATGAAAAACAAGCATCAGTTCTCTAAC GTCATGATTCTGTGCTTTATTTTATGCTCCTTTAGCTACGCATCAATGGCGGTTATGGGTTACCTAATGTTTGGACCAAGCGTTCAGTCGCAGATAACCTTAAACCTTCCAACCGAAAAGCTAAGCGCAAGACTGACAATATACACCACACTGGTCAGTCCCATAACAAAGTACGCCCTGATGATCATTCCAATTGTAATTGCTACCAAAAGTTGGCTTCCAATGAACGGCAAGAAAAGGCCATTTAGCCTCTTCATCGGTACGGCTTTGGTGATCAGCAATGTCATTGTAgccctctctctccctttctttGGTGATCTCATGTCGCTGGTCGGAGCATTTTTAAGTATGACAGCTTCTATTATACTTCCATCCTTATGTTACATGAAGATTTCTGGAACTTATCAGCGATTTGGATTTGAGATGGTGGTCTTATGGACTGTAGTGCTTCTTGGTGTTGCTGTCGTGATATTGGGTACTTACACCTCTCTCTTGGAGATAACAAGGCACTTCTAA